Sequence from the uncultured Draconibacterium sp. genome:
AAGCAAAAATTTTACTGTTCGAGCTAATGATTTTATCGATAAATATCAGCACCGAAACCGCTATAGAAATCCCGGCAATACTCAACGGCAGTGTTCCCATTTTGCTGAAGAACGAGTCGTAGCCTTCTGTTAATCCTTGTCCGGCTTCGGGTAGCAATTGTCCGATTTGGCTGTCGGCCTGCATGCCGGTGTTGCTTATAACGAAAATGGCTGCCAGTAACACCACAAAAAGTATGGAAATAATCCAAAAGCCTTTTCCCAGAATTTTTTGAGCTTTTATTTGTTCCAGCGCATTGTCTTCCTCAAAAATCTTGTTCATCACCTGAACCGTAAAACCAGAGCCCGGCTTATCCAGCTCCATGTTTTGCAGAAATGCTCTTAATTTTATGTCTTCCAGTTCGCTCATAATATGGTGTATAATTCGTCTTTCATTAATTCATTCAAAATAGTATAGAGCTTTTTACGTGCTCTGTAAAGCTTCACTTTTGTATTACTCTCCGAGAGTTTTGTCACTTTGCTGATCTCCTCGATCGATTGTTCCTCGAAATAATACAAAAGTATCAGTGTGTATTCATCTTCCGGCAGTTTGTCCATGGCGGCCTTTATGGCTTGTGCCCTGTTTTCTTCCGGTATTCCATCCAGGTTCATTTCTGTGGCTTCGTCAGCAATCTGCACATCGTCGGTTGATGCAAAATGCATTTTTCGTTTCCTGACCTCCGAAATACAATTGTTATAGGTAATGCGGTACAGCCAGGTCGAAAATTTTGCAGTTCCTTTAAACGTGTGCAACGATTTGTAAGCTTTTATAAAACTCTCCTGTGCCATTTCTTCGGCGTCTTCACGATTTTTAAGAACTTTCATTGCAATGGAGAAAACAATATCCTGGTATCTTTCAACTATATACGAAAAGTAATTGGTCTGTCCGGCCTTTACCTTTTCTATGTAATAGATATCATCTTTTTGCTCCATTCGCTCTTTTGACGTAATAATGATTAGCAGGTTACAAGTTACAAAGAAAATTTTTCGCTGATAGCGCGGATGACACAGATAAATAAAACCACTAAGACACGAAGAGCACAAAGAGAAGATTAAACTTAGAAACTTGGTGTTCTTGGTGGTAAGAATTTCTTCTCTACACTACGCACAATAGAAATCATTAGTTTTCTGATAGGGAATTTTGTCGTTATTGAATTTGTGACATTCGTGAGAAAATATTTCACGCAGATAGCGCAGACGACAGAGAGAAATAAAAATCCAAGACGTGAAGAACATGATGGGGAGATTAATTTTAAAACTTTGTGCTCTTAGTGTCTTAGTGGTAAACGTTCAGCGTAATCAGCGAGAAAATTTTCATCAGCAAGAAAAAAATCTGAAAAGTTGTAACCGCCAGAACAAAGTGGCGTCAAAAGAGCGAAATCAGAATAAAAAAACAATTTAAAATTTAATATCATGGAAGGAATTTTCGTACCAATCAGTTTTTTTCTGGCAATCTTCGCCATCTTGTATGTATACTGGACAACACGCACCAAAGAGCGCCTGGCGCTGGTAGAAAAAGGGCTCGATGCCGGAATATTTAAAGGTGAATGCTCACAGCTTTCGCTGGTTAAGTGGGGAATCTTTTTAATTGCAGTAGGCCTGGGGGTAGTTGTCGGATTTGCGTTATCAAACGTAATGGATGAAGTAGTTGCCTTCTTTACCGCAATCTTAGTTCTTGGAGGAGTTGGCTTAATTGTAGCTTACTTTATAACTTCTAAACTTTTGAAGAAGAAAGAAGAATAGTAATCAAAGAAAATCGCAATAAAAAAGCGGATGAGTTGTTTTAGCTCATCCGCTTTTTTTTGTTTTCTTCTTTTTGGGAGGTGAAATCTGATGTTTTTTGTCCTACTAAATATTGTAAATCCGATATTATTCCGAATAAAATCGAATAACCTTCCGAATGGCTTCCTGACACACCGGGCAAAAACCTTCGGCTTCGTTGGTATTCATTCGGCAGTCGATATGCGGGCTGTAAATTCCTTTGGCCATGTAACCGCCTCCTTCGTACACACCAACGGTATTTCGGTATTTGTCTTTTCGTGGTGTTGGAATCGGAGTGTCTTCGTCGATCCTATTCTTCCATTTCTTATCGAAATCAACCAGAGTGGTGATGTTGGGCTCCCAGGGTTCAATTTCAAGGTTGTAGAAATCTTCGTAAGCAACGGCCGAGTTGTAATATTCGTCGCCCAGCCCGCCAAAACCATGGCCAAACTCGTGTACAATAATTTTTGGTGTCAATTCATTGTCGGCAGTGCAAACGGTAACAAAATTGTAAAATCCGCCACCTCCGTACCGTTCGGTGTTTACCAAAACATAAATCTGGTCGTACGGAACGCTGGCCGCTGCATCGTAAACGGTTTTCATGTCGGCAGTAGTCAGGTAGCGCGGCAAATCGAAGGTGTAGTAACTGGTGTTGAAATAAGTGTTTTTGTAAATGTGTTCGCCCGGAACGTCGGTGCCCGAATCTTCCGACGGCGCAAAAACGGCACGCACATTAAAATGTTCTTTCTCCGATTTGAAAGGTTCGGTATCAAACAGATAACCCGAAACCTTTGCCGCATCATCATAAAAATCATTCATCTCGCCGGTAGTGTAACCTTCAGCCAGAATAACAATATCCACTTTTTTTGCTGGATCGCCGTTTTTAACAATGTCTTTCGTTTTTAAATCAGGGGTGTCTTCTTTTAAAATGAAATAATCTTTTGGATCTATATCAGTTTCAAAAATTGTTTTAAACGTTCCGTCCCACTGGCGGGCATCAATTTCAAGACGCACATCGTTTTTTGGAAACGGGAAAAGAGCTGCCTGGTAAAAAGTTTTGTTGCTGGTTTTCGCGTCGGCGGTGGTTTGCCATTCCTGAAAAAGTGTGCTAAAACCTTTGCTGTATATCAGACTGTTTGATTTTAGGTCGAAAACGCGGTAACGGTAACTGCCGTAATTAAACACGTCGATAAGGTTCTTTTTCGAGCCGCCCCAAAACGGCTCCTGTTTCATTTGCTGAGGATACACTACAACTTCTTTACTGTTTCCACCCAGCAGAAAATCGAAGCGAAAAGTTTTGTTCTTAAAATAGGCGTCGAATTTGGGTTGTGCGAACGATAAAAACGGGATTATTAACAGAATAAAAGAAAACTTCAACTTCATTTTATGCTCATTTATTATTTTTGGGTGAAAATAAGGATACATATTGACACAAAGAATGACATATGCAACCACTTTGCTATTCACATTCTTCAAGTTGCCCAATTTATTCAATATTCAGAATAAATAGAGGTTTAATTCTCAACTATTAATGATAAATTGTTGGCAGAAATGAGCAGGAAGTTAGCTTTGAAGTCGAATAAAATAAACTGAAAGAATAACCTTTAGATCTATGAATATTATTTACCGCTATTTACTTGATCATATCCGTGAAATCGGAACAATAGAAATTTTAGCCAAACCTTTGGCCGCATTAATTTGCCTTGTGCTTATTGTTTTTGTGGCTTGGCTGGCACATTTTATCACGCGCAAGATTTTTTTGGCGATTGTGCAGCGTATTGCCAACCGCACAAAAACAAACTGGGATGATATTTTAATCGAAAACAAGGTTTTTAAGGGGCTAGCGCATTTGGTTCCGGCATTTATACTGTTTTATACTGCCGATTTTTCGTATCCCGATATTCACCAGCAGGTAAACGAACTGGCTCCTGAAGTGTACAAGGCCTTATCGCAGGATTATTATTGGGGGCTTAGCAGCTTGCTGACGAAAATATCGCGTATTTATTTTATTGCCATTATTGTTTTTGTGGCCAACTCAACCTTAAATGCCGCACTACAGATTTATAATACTACCGAGTTTTCACATAATCGCTCGATAAAAGGTTATGTGCAACTGGTGAAGATTTTTGTGTTTTTTATGGCGGGTATTCTGTTAATCGCTGTCCTTCTGGGGAAAGATCCAACAGCTCTTTTGGCAGGTTTGGGAGCAATTGCAGCTGTTTTATTGTTGGTTTTCCGCGATACGATATTGGGTTTTGTGGCTTCTATTCAGCTGTCGGCAAACGATATGGTAAAAATTGGCGACTGGATTCAAATGGAAAAGCACAAGGCAGACGGAACTGTTATCGATATAACTTTAAATACGGTAAAAGTTCAGAACTGGGATAAAACCATTACCACTATTCCTACTTACGCATTGGTTTCCGAGTCGTTCTTTAACTGGAAAGGTATGGAGGAATCGGGTGGACGCCGTATAAAACGCTCAGTTGCCATCGATACCAATACCATTAAATTTTGCGATGCAGCCATGTTGGAGCGTTTCGAAAAGTTCGATCTTATCCGGTCGTATATTCAGGAAAAGGAAAAAGAACTGAAGGAATACAACAAAGGAAAAAACCTGGCCGAGGAAGATTATATCAGTGGCCGGCATCAAACCAA
This genomic interval carries:
- a CDS encoding mechanosensitive ion channel domain-containing protein, yielding MNIIYRYLLDHIREIGTIEILAKPLAALICLVLIVFVAWLAHFITRKIFLAIVQRIANRTKTNWDDILIENKVFKGLAHLVPAFILFYTADFSYPDIHQQVNELAPEVYKALSQDYYWGLSSLLTKISRIYFIAIIVFVANSTLNAALQIYNTTEFSHNRSIKGYVQLVKIFVFFMAGILLIAVLLGKDPTALLAGLGAIAAVLLLVFRDTILGFVASIQLSANDMVKIGDWIQMEKHKADGTVIDITLNTVKVQNWDKTITTIPTYALVSESFFNWKGMEESGGRRIKRSVAIDTNTIKFCDAAMLERFEKFDLIRSYIQEKEKELKEYNKGKNLAEEDYISGRHQTNVGIFRKYLEVYLRQHPKINQDLTFLVRQLQPIGKGLPIEIYVFSADQEWANYESIQADIFDHIFAVIPEFELRVFQEPSGADIEKIALR
- a CDS encoding sigma-70 family RNA polymerase sigma factor yields the protein MEQKDDIYYIEKVKAGQTNYFSYIVERYQDIVFSIAMKVLKNREDAEEMAQESFIKAYKSLHTFKGTAKFSTWLYRITYNNCISEVRKRKMHFASTDDVQIADEATEMNLDGIPEENRAQAIKAAMDKLPEDEYTLILLYYFEEQSIEEISKVTKLSESNTKVKLYRARKKLYTILNELMKDELYTIL
- a CDS encoding M64 family metallopeptidase, yielding MKLKFSFILLIIPFLSFAQPKFDAYFKNKTFRFDFLLGGNSKEVVVYPQQMKQEPFWGGSKKNLIDVFNYGSYRYRVFDLKSNSLIYSKGFSTLFQEWQTTADAKTSNKTFYQAALFPFPKNDVRLEIDARQWDGTFKTIFETDIDPKDYFILKEDTPDLKTKDIVKNGDPAKKVDIVILAEGYTTGEMNDFYDDAAKVSGYLFDTEPFKSEKEHFNVRAVFAPSEDSGTDVPGEHIYKNTYFNTSYYTFDLPRYLTTADMKTVYDAAASVPYDQIYVLVNTERYGGGGFYNFVTVCTADNELTPKIIVHEFGHGFGGLGDEYYNSAVAYEDFYNLEIEPWEPNITTLVDFDKKWKNRIDEDTPIPTPRKDKYRNTVGVYEGGGYMAKGIYSPHIDCRMNTNEAEGFCPVCQEAIRKVIRFYSE
- a CDS encoding DUF6249 domain-containing protein, yielding MEGIFVPISFFLAIFAILYVYWTTRTKERLALVEKGLDAGIFKGECSQLSLVKWGIFLIAVGLGVVVGFALSNVMDEVVAFFTAILVLGGVGLIVAYFITSKLLKKKEE